The Desmodus rotundus isolate HL8 chromosome 3, HLdesRot8A.1, whole genome shotgun sequence genome includes a region encoding these proteins:
- the TTLL10 gene encoding inactive polyglycylase TTLL10 isoform X10 codes for MGSSQGDRLLCQLSQLDQDAGGLRQGWEGVGKPPARSEPRTAHLSTDPLEDTVAGRPRAALLERHLLGGEQQSPSTGCGPFFYIGGTNGASIISSYCKSKGWQRIQDSRRGDYKLKWCEVKCRDNYSSFREGEQLLYQIPNNRLLTTKIGLLSSLREYSRVVSKATLCAQPKFGKDPALDLEEVRWTSAGCLGPQRFLKMEEFFPETYRLDIKEEREAFFTLFDETQMWICKPTASNQGKGIFLLRNQEEVAALQAKTQSIEEDPIHRKMPLRAPQARVVQRYIQNPLLLDGKKFDVRAYLLVACAVPYMVFFGHGYVRLTLSLYDPRSQDLSGHLTNQFMQKKSPLYMLLKEDTVWSMEQLNRYINNKFKGPRGLPSDWVFTAFTKQMQQIMTHCFLAVKSKLECKLGYFDLIGCDFLIDDNFKVWLLEMNSNPALHTNCEVLKEVVPRVVVESLDLALETFQKSLRGQRMLPLLSQRRFVLLLNGETDVWPRPGSSRNVPRPPPRLACEAASAAPQTHAADQPGARRLRPPRSAQGHPRPHSPGPDGAPGSERPRAGHRDPAREPSPGSAEEDREGRRSEDHRGS; via the exons ATGGGGAGCAGCCAAGGGGACAGGCTCCTGTGTCAGCTGAGCCAGCTGGACCAGGATGCAGGTGGgctcaggcagggctgggagggggtgggaaagcCTCCCGCCAGGTCAGAGCCTCGGACCGCCCACCTGTCCACAGACCCCCTGGAGGACACTGTTGCTGGCAGGCCGCGGGCCGCCCTCCTGGAGAGGCACCTGCTGGGGGGGGAGCAGCAATCGCCCAGCACGGGATGTGGCCCTTTCTTCTACATCGGGGGCACCAACGGGGCCTCAAT aATCAGCTCCTACTGCAAGAGCAAGGGCTGGCAGCGCATCCAGGACAGCCGGCGGGGCGACTACAAGCTCAAGTGGTGTGAGGTCAAGTGTCGGGACAACTACAGCAGCTTCCGGGAAG GTGAGCAACTGCTGTACCAGATCCCCAACAACAGACTGCTCACCACCAAGATCGGGCTTCTCAGCTCCCTCAGGGAGTACTCGAGGGTCGTCAGCAAGGCAACGCTGTGCGCACAGCCCAA ATTTGGAAAGGACCCAGCACTTGACCTCGAGGAAGTCCGGTGGACAAGCGCAGGATGCCTTGGGCCGCAGAG GTTCCTGAAAATGGAAGAATTTTTCCCAGAGACCTACCGTCTGGACatcaaggaagagagagaggcattCTTCACGCTCTTTGACG AGACCCAGATGTGGATCTGCAAGCCCACCGCCTCCAACCAGGGCAAAGGCATCTTTCTGCTCAGGAACCAGGAGGAAGTGGCCGCTCTCCAGGCCAAGACCCAGAGCATCGAGGAAGACCCCATCCACCGCAAGATGCCATTGCGGGCACCTCAGGCTCGGGTTGTGCAGAG GTACATCCAGAACCCACTGCTGCTGGATGGGAAGAAGTTCGACGTGCGTGCCTACCTGCTCGTCGCCTGTGCCGTGCCGTACATGGTCTTCTTTGGCCATGGCTACGTGCGCCTCACCCTCAGCCTTTATGATCCCCGTTCCCAAGACCTGAGTGGCCACTTGACCAACCAG TTCATGCAGAAGAAGAGCCCCCTGTACATGCTTCTGAAGGAGGACACGGTGTGGAGCATGGAGCAGCTCAACCGCTACATCAACAACAAGTTCAAGGGGCCCAGGGGCCTCCCCAGCGACTGGGTCTTCACCGCCTTCACG AAGCAGATGCAGCAGATCATGACCCACTGCTTCCTGGCCGTCAAGTCCAAGCTCGAGTGCAAGCTGGGCTACTTTGACCTCATCGGCTGTGACTTTTTGATTGACGACAACTTCAAG GTGTGGCTGCTGGAGATGAACTCCAACCCCGCCCTACACACCAACTGTGAAGTCCTGAAGGAGGTGGTGCCCCGTGTGGTCGTGGAGTCCCTGG ACCTGGCACTGGAGACCTTCCAGAAGAGCTTGCGCGGCCAGAGGATGTTGCCGCTGCTGTCGCAGCGCCGCTTTGTGCTCTTACTCAACGGCGAGACCGACGTGTGGCCGCGACCGGGAAGCTCCCGCAACGTCCCCCGGCCACCGCCCCGGCTGGCCTGCGAGGCCGCGTCTGCCGCGCCCCAGACCCACGCGGCAGACCAACCGGGAGCACGCAGGCTCAGGCCGCCCCGCTCCGCGCAGGGGCACCCCCGGCCTCACTCTCCCGGCCCCGACGGCGCCCCGGGCAGCGAAAGGCCGAGAGCAGGACACAGGGACCCGGCACGGGAGCCCTCCCCAGGATCGGCCGAGGAGGACCGCGAGGGGCGCAGGAGCGAGGACCACCGAGGCTCCTAG